GGAACACCGAAGACCAGGATCTGACCAGCCTGGCGACAGAGTTCAACGCAGAGATTGATTTGCTGATCGGCGTGACCAACCGCTTCGATCACGATGTCGGGCAGTTCTCCCTGCAATATTTCCCGGACTGCAGTGACTGGATCGTTGTTCCTGTTACAAATCGTCGCGGTGGCGCCCATGCGGGGACTGACTTCCAGCCGGGATTCGAGTAGATCAATGCCGATGATCTGGCGCGCACCCATATTGTTCAGGGCGGCATTCATAAGTTGTCCCATCGGTCCCTGTCCCACTACAGCGACGGTCTTGTCCAGCAGGTTGGGAAGTTTTTTGAGAGCGAAGAGGGCCGTCCCCAGAGGTTGGGCCATCAATGCATGTTCCTCGGGAATGTTGGTCGCGATGGGAATGGTGCGGGATTCATCCAACAGGAATCGCTCCTGCAGGCCCTGTTGCATCACGGGGACTGCTAATACACGATCCCCTGCTTTCCAGCGGTTCCCATTGGTCGCGGTGACCGTGCCGATCATCTCATGTAGCGAGTGACCGATTTCAATTTCCCATTCGTCGGTGCCGTTGAAATAAGGGAGATCGGAACCACATAGACAGGTGGTCTCGGGCTGAAAGATAATCTGGCCCGCACAGTCTGCAGGTGGAGAAGCCGGTAATTCGGGTTCGGGAACGTCAATGAGTTCAAGTTGACCGGGCGCGACGAGATGACTTGCTAACAAAGGACTGGTCCTGAAATATGTGACAGCTTCCTGTTCCAGAATCAAAGTTGCTTCTGGCAGGAACAAAGCGGAAAGGATATATTCATATAAAATATACGATGTCGATTCAAATGCAAAGTCATGACTTCAGGCGGACTGCTTGGCCCCTGGGGAATCTGAAGGAATTCTGCGATGAGTAAACAGATCGATGTGGCCGTGTTAACCAATGAGACCGGTGCACACCTGGGTGCGTATTTCTCAGCTTTGAAAACGACCGAAGCCGTCAAGTCGGTCTTCCTGGCGGACCCGAGTGGAAAACAGGTTGATCTGGCACAAAAGGAACTGGGGACCAGGTTGAGCCAGGTCTATCCTCAGGCAGAAGCACTTTACCAGAATCATAAACCAGAGCTGGCTCTGGTCACGATGGAGGCCCGACAGGCGCCTGCTGCGATTGACCTGGCACTGGAACAGGGATCGCATGTGCTTTCAGAGAAGCCCGCGTGTCTGAATGTGTCTCAGTTCGAGCCACTGGTTCAGAAGGCCGAGAGTAAGCATCTGAATTTATCGCTGGCCCTGGCCAATCGGACGAACCCGGAAATCCAGTATGCACGCACACTGATCCAGGAGGGGACGCTGGGAAAAATCTACGGCGTAGAACTGCAACTGTTGGCCGATCAGACCCGCTTAACCAGACCCGCCTATCATGGAAGCTGGTATGCGCACAAAGATCAGGCCGGCGGGGGTTTTCTATCGTGGCTGGCCATTCACTGGCTGGATCTGTCGATGTATCTGACAGGTGCGTCGATCAACGAGGTGAGCGGGTTTACGGCGAATGCCGGTGGTCAACCACTGGATGTTGAAGACTCGGCAGCATTTGCCTTGCGTTATGATGCGGGATTTCTAGGGACATTGACTGCGGGCTTCTATCTGAAGCAGGGATATCAGTCCATGATCAAAATCTGGGGAAGCAAAGGCTGGCTGGAGATGCTCCCCTTTGCCGATCGTCCACTGGATTGGAGTGTCAATCACAACGGGAAGCTTTATCGATTTGAAAAACCACTGGAGCCGCGCGGCTATACACCCGCAGTGCGTAAGGCTGTCCTGGCGGCGGCAGGTGAATCAGAACCGCTGCTCACCAGCCGCGAGAGCTTGAGGATTATTCAGACGATCTACGCCTGTTACGAGGCAGCCAGTACCGGTAAGAGGCAAACCGTGCCCGGTTTATAAGTCAGACGCTACCTGTATCAGAGCAGGTATTCGTCATCATCTTTGAGGTCTTTTTCAGTGATGATGCGATGCCCCTGTTCTGTCAGTGTTCTGATTCCCAGATCGATATCATCGACACACAGCGCAATCGCCCCTCTGCCATGTCTGCGATAAAGCAGCGGATAAGTATAGTCGATGTTGACCTCTGCCTGGAGCAATGAGAGGCAGATTCGCATGTAAGGCTGCGTATCATCTGGTAGTTCGACGCCGATGAGATCTTTTTCAAAGAACGTGTATCCAGAGAGCTCGAAGATTTCGCGGGCGCGTTCGTAGTTATCGAGGACGATACGGCTCATCGCGACATCTACCGAATCGACGGTGCTCAAAGCAATGATTCTCAGGTCAAACTT
The genomic region above belongs to Gimesia chilikensis and contains:
- a CDS encoding zinc-dependent alcohol dehydrogenase; translation: MLASHLVAPGQLELIDVPEPELPASPPADCAGQIIFQPETTCLCGSDLPYFNGTDEWEIEIGHSLHEMIGTVTATNGNRWKAGDRVLAVPVMQQGLQERFLLDESRTIPIATNIPEEHALMAQPLGTALFALKKLPNLLDKTVAVVGQGPMGQLMNAALNNMGARQIIGIDLLESRLEVSPRMGATATICNRNNDPVTAVREILQGELPDIVIEAVGHADQQINLCVELCRQAGQILVFGVPPETIDNFRVRDLVFKNITVHSSINPDFNRDFPLAMQWLSEGRIDVGPIITHRFPLAEIQQAFELFRDRREGAIKVIVDFPAKQQA
- a CDS encoding Gfo/Idh/MocA family protein, whose translation is MSKQIDVAVLTNETGAHLGAYFSALKTTEAVKSVFLADPSGKQVDLAQKELGTRLSQVYPQAEALYQNHKPELALVTMEARQAPAAIDLALEQGSHVLSEKPACLNVSQFEPLVQKAESKHLNLSLALANRTNPEIQYARTLIQEGTLGKIYGVELQLLADQTRLTRPAYHGSWYAHKDQAGGGFLSWLAIHWLDLSMYLTGASINEVSGFTANAGGQPLDVEDSAAFALRYDAGFLGTLTAGFYLKQGYQSMIKIWGSKGWLEMLPFADRPLDWSVNHNGKLYRFEKPLEPRGYTPAVRKAVLAAAGESEPLLTSRESLRIIQTIYACYEAASTGKRQTVPGL
- a CDS encoding acetolactate synthase, which codes for MDYENQSSYPSGEPGKEWPCLRQFCVFMENRVGYLHQLLKLLEKFDLRIIALSTVDSVDVAMSRIVLDNYERAREIFELSGYTFFEKDLIGVELPDDTQPYMRICLSLLQAEVNIDYTYPLLYRRHGRGAIALCVDDIDLGIRTLTEQGHRIITEKDLKDDDEYLL